GGCCTGCACCCTCTTAAAACCCTTTAAACAGGCAAGCTTTCCCGATGCGCCGACGCAACGGGGAAGGCGGCATGTGGAAGAGTTGACGGCCCTCGCCGCTTGCAGGGATGGGACGGGGAAGGAATATCGGCCTAAGGTGATTATCGCAGTCTTCCATGCCGATGCCGAAACATTCTCTCCAAATGCAGAAACCGACCCCGATTTCGCCAAAGCCCTCTGCCGTGCCAGGAATCTGATCGATATAAGAATACCGCTTTTCCAGACCGATGAGGAGGGGATAGCCAGAGTGATACGGGAAACCATTCCATTTGTCCCCGCCCCGAATCACAGCCGGTAATAGAGAAAGGTCAATAAGCCCAAGGCTCCCAAAAGTATGATGGTAATAAGAAGATAAAACCAGGCAGGAAGCGAACGGGGAGACGAGCCCTGCGAAACCTGCTCAAGCGAAGACTCTCTACCTTTTTGGGACGGGGCAAGATAGCCGCAGGATGGGCAGCCCTTTACAAAGAGAGAGGAAGGCCCTGCATAACCGCAGCGGGGACACTGGACCCCATAGAAACGACTGCCGCAGGATGGGCAGCGGCTGCTTCCCGCATCCACCTCGGCTCCACAACTTTCACAGTAGAACTTCGCCTTTTTCGTCATTGCTTCACACCTTTTCAATACCAAGGACAGTCAGGTCGTCGTACTGCTCATCCTCTTTCAAAGCGCCGTAGGTGACATAGGTATCGTTTCGGCCGATTTCCTTCCCGCCGAAATAGTGTTCGAATTGCACGAAACAACATTGCAGGAAATCATCGATTTTGATATCGACATTGACAACATCACTCTCGCCTGCCTTCGGATCGGGATTGAGCCTGAAGATTTTTTCAACCGCGACCAGGGCAAGTACGGCATCCTCTATGCCGGAACCGCAGGAGGCAAAATCGAATTCGAGTACCTCGCCGGGAATTGGGTTGTGATACTTCTCCAGTCGGTAACGTCCATTCCGGTAGAAGGTATTGATGATTTCATGGATCCGGGGGATTCCCAACTCCTCGTTATCGTTGCCGACCGGGTGGGTATCATGCAGCTGCCCCTGCTCCAGCCCTGGTTCTTTGCAGGTGACGACTTCGAATCGTTCATTCCGAAACTTTCTCTGTGCCTCTTCAAGACCGTCGGTAAAGAGAAAAAGCTTGTCTCCTGATCTTAGGACATGGGGTACCTTGGAAAAACCGCCTTTCATATCGATCAGATCATTCGGGAAAACCCCTGCCGCAGGCGCGGCGGGAAGGGTCATCATCTCCATGGACTCCTTTTTTCCCTGATAAAGGTGAACCTGATTATCCCCGGCATTGCAGAAAACGGTTTTTCCCGTCGCCCCGTCGATAAGTACGACGATCAAGGCCGCAAACCGTCCCTGGAAGCCCCGCTCCTGCACAAGACTATTAATACTGGCCACCAGCTGATCGATGGCCGGTTCCTGCTTACGGGGAGCGATTCCCTTCGAGGAGGCGACGGATAGAATCCTCTCCTGCGCCCGTTTCCACTCGTTGAGAAAGTTCCTGAAAATCGTCGCAACCTCGACCATGATCAAAGAGGCGGGAACACCCTTTCCCGCTATATCACACTTGATGACGGCGTAAAGATTTCCGGGTAGCTGCATATAGTCGAAGTAATCGCCGGAAACACCCTTTGCCCCCTCATAGTATCCAAAAAAGTTGAGTCCGGGATAGTTGTCCGAGGCCGTGGTTTTTTTATTGCCTCTGGAGTCCTGTTCCAGGGGAATAAACATTTTCTGGACCTCTTTTCCAATGGTGAGGTCCTTTTTCGCACTCTCCGCCTTTACCAGTCCGCGGGTCATCTCATTGATGGTCTCCGCAAGTTGGAAAAGCTCGTCCCGGGTTTTTACAACAATGACATGGTCCTTCAGTTTTTCCTTATCGTCGGTTTCGCTGATGACCTCGACGCCCCGGACTAAGGTTCGAATCGGGATAATGATGATGGCAGCAAGAAGCAGGGAACCCAGAATCCCGAGAAGAACGGCACCGAGGGCAATAACGGCAGTCTGCCGAACCAATCTGTCGCGGCTGGCAATGATTTCACCGCGAATGCGTTCGGTGGTGATACCGAGCCGGACCAGGCCGTGGTAGTAAACTCCCGGACGATTCGAATCCTGATAGACAATGGGTCGATAAAAGGTATATTCGCTGGGTCCGGAAAGGATGGTTTCGGGATCGAAAGTGGGCACAGAAGAGACCTCGCTCCCGATATCTTGCAGCTTTGCCTCTATCTCCTCACTAACCGAAGCTATGGAATCCTGCAGCTCCTGGAGCAGCTGGGCCGTATCCTCGTCCCGCCGCGTGACCAATCTGGTGGCTGCATCTCTGGCCTTTTCCTGCAACTCTGCCAATTCCTGGCTAAGGGCCCCAACCTCGGCCTCCGCTCTGTCATCGATACGATCTCTAAGTTCGTCGATAAAGGGAGAAACACCATCTTTGATCCGGGCAGCCCCGCGCCGAAAGGAGTTCTGCCCTCCTCCGGTATCTTCATCGGTCAATTTTTCGGCAATAGAGGGGTCGTTCGTCGCCCACAGGTAATCGAAATAATCATTATCGGTATCGGGAACCTGCGAACTGCGTACCCCTGTAATGGTGGCATAAAGCGCATCCTCGGCCGCCCGACTCTGTGCCGGAAGTCGACCAAGCTCTATGGTATTCTCCTCGGGAAGATATTTTCCCGCACCCGATGCAAGGCTCTCCACCAAAACCCTGGTACTTTGTAAAAGGCCGTCGGCAAGACTCCTCTGCTGCGTATCAATCATAAAGCGGCCCATCGGCAGGGCGACAAGCAAAACAACAATCAGGACCAGAGATGTAACAAGCAGGGCAAATTTTCTTCTTAACCCCTTTCGCTCTTTAGCCATGGTGATAATCCTCTCTTTTCGTTCTTCATGCGGCAGGCGGCGCTGCTCCAGCAAGGCGACGGCTTCGTTCCGGAGCAGGTTACCCTCCTGGACCAGGCGAAGGATACGCCAGGAAACGAAGAGAAAACTTGCTCCTAAAAGAACCATCACAAGGACAAAGGCTGCGGTTCCCCCCGATAGGGTGGAAAAAGGAAGCCGGATAAGATGCAGAGCGGGACGCTGGAGAATCGTAAAATCTCCAAACTTTACGGTACCGGTGTCGGAGAAGCTTAGCGTTCTTCGGGTAAGGTATAAGCCCCTGGTCGGGTGGATGACCCCGAGGTGATACTCGCCACCGTCGATATCCTCGATCACCGGTCCCTCGATTCGTCGATCCGAAACCACTCGATACGCGGCGCTTTCCGCATCAAAGCTGTAATCGTAGGGCGGTTTTCCGTCTCTATCAAGGAAAACGGTTCCGATATTGCCCCCTACCGAGAAGCCACGACCTACAATCGATATGAGATAGCGGCCCAGGTCATCTTCCCGAAGGGAGATATCCGTAACATAGGTGACCGGAATATACTTATTCAATCTCATCCGAAAGGAAACAGCCTCACCGACATTTCCTACCTGATCCACAGGCGCCACGGTAACGGCCCACAAACCGTTATCGATATTTCGAAAGCTTAGGGAAGGAACCCGCAGCCGGATACTGTCTGAAGGGGTACGGGCAGACAGGGCCCCGGGAGCCCCTGCATAATCGGCAGACGCAAGATACTGAAGTCGGTATGCGTAACCCGCAACATCCGTTTCTGCAGGAGGCTCCCAAGCGATGCTTCCGGTATTGGAAGGAAGGAAACCGTCGCCGTCGAGCTCGGGATCAATAAAGCGAACGGGAGAGGGGGGTGTGGTATCACGAACAGCCTCAATGGTCATGCTTTTCGACCAGTTGCCAGCGTAATCTCTTGCCGCAATATGAAAAAACCAGGGTCCGTCCTCCTTCAAAGAGGCTGAAAAACGACGTTCTTCCCTGCGCAACAACATCAACCTATGGGGTGGATCACCCTCCGGATCTCGGTCGACGGAATAGCTGAAACCGCTAATACCCGAAGAGTCATCGGGAAGGTTCCAGGATACGATGAAACTATCTTGTTTGGTGGGACGCCCCTGCCGGAAATTGAGGGGACGGACTTGGGGAGGTGAAGCGCTTTTATCCGGGGCAAGGAAGGCGATACGCGATCTGTTTGCAAAGCTGTTCTCCCAGAGCAGGGAGAGCTCTCCGGAACGGAACATGGGAACGGGAAAGGCGCTGACACCGTTCATGACGCTCACATCTTCCGCATCCCAGGAAACGCCTCGTTTGAGGGCGAAAAAGATACGGTTATCCCCCTTGCTATCGTCGAACCAGAAGAGGACCCTTTCTCCCGCCGTCTCGGTAATGACCGGATTCCTACAGACGTTGCTGCCCTGGGAAATTCGCTCGGGTACCCCCACCACAGCCCCTTCGGGGCTCAATTCGGCGTAGAAGATCTGGGGAGGGGAGCTTCCCGAGTATCTGCGCTCCCATGCCACAGCAAGCCCCTTCCCATTACCGTACAGGTAGGGGCGTTGATTATCGTAGAGGCTGGGATCGCCATTGTCGGAAATGGATCGATCCTCAAAATCGCTTATCAGCCGAGGCGAACTCCAGCTCGCCCCTCCGTCGCTACTTGATACGAGATAGAGCTGATAAAAACGGCTTTCCTGAGGAGAGGCCTGAAAGGCTACATAATCCTTTCCTCCGTAATGGGCAAGCGAGGGCAAATAGACGTATGCAAGATTGCTTCCTTTTGCAAGGGACGTGAACTCACTCCAATTTCGTCCATCCCGACTCACGGAAAAAGCGGCCCCAAGACTCACCTCACTGGTAAGGGCTTGGAGCCCTTCTGAGATGAGAGGGCTGGTAACGAATAAAAAGAGGGAACCTGTAGAAGATAAAAAGAGGCGGGGAGCAACAACAGTCCCCTCTTCCGATCCGATTCCAGGCTCGGCAACCTTTACAAAGCTTGCTCCGTCGTCACCGGAACGGTAGATCGCGATGGTATTGCCGGAGGTGGCAAGAGCGATAAAGATATGTCCGGCCTTATCGATCACCATCGAAGCAACGGGAACCTTTTCTCCTACGTAGCGAAAGGGTCCGAGCACCCGCTCGTGGCGTTCCCACGTATTCCTGTAGCTCATCAGCGAAATATAGAGATCACGATAACCATCGGAGGGCTCACCATATTCATGCCAGAGAAAGGCAGAAAGTTCGCCATTTGAACTACTTCGGACAAAGGAGGCGTTCGCATCAACCAAAATCTCGGGACGTTCCCAGTAGAATTGCTGAGCCTCTACCTGAAGGGCAGCGAAGAGCACAAGCACCAGGCAAAAGAGCAAAGGGGCTCGGCGGCACATCACA
The sequence above is drawn from the Sediminispirochaeta bajacaliforniensis DSM 16054 genome and encodes:
- a CDS encoding SpoIIE family protein phosphatase, coding for MCRRAPLLFCLVLVLFAALQVEAQQFYWERPEILVDANASFVRSSSNGELSAFLWHEYGEPSDGYRDLYISLMSYRNTWERHERVLGPFRYVGEKVPVASMVIDKAGHIFIALATSGNTIAIYRSGDDGASFVKVAEPGIGSEEGTVVAPRLFLSSTGSLFLFVTSPLISEGLQALTSEVSLGAAFSVSRDGRNWSEFTSLAKGSNLAYVYLPSLAHYGGKDYVAFQASPQESRFYQLYLVSSSDGGASWSSPRLISDFEDRSISDNGDPSLYDNQRPYLYGNGKGLAVAWERRYSGSSPPQIFYAELSPEGAVVGVPERISQGSNVCRNPVITETAGERVLFWFDDSKGDNRIFFALKRGVSWDAEDVSVMNGVSAFPVPMFRSGELSLLWENSFANRSRIAFLAPDKSASPPQVRPLNFRQGRPTKQDSFIVSWNLPDDSSGISGFSYSVDRDPEGDPPHRLMLLRREERRFSASLKEDGPWFFHIAARDYAGNWSKSMTIEAVRDTTPPSPVRFIDPELDGDGFLPSNTGSIAWEPPAETDVAGYAYRLQYLASADYAGAPGALSARTPSDSIRLRVPSLSFRNIDNGLWAVTVAPVDQVGNVGEAVSFRMRLNKYIPVTYVTDISLREDDLGRYLISIVGRGFSVGGNIGTVFLDRDGKPPYDYSFDAESAAYRVVSDRRIEGPVIEDIDGGEYHLGVIHPTRGLYLTRRTLSFSDTGTVKFGDFTILQRPALHLIRLPFSTLSGGTAAFVLVMVLLGASFLFVSWRILRLVQEGNLLRNEAVALLEQRRLPHEERKERIITMAKERKGLRRKFALLVTSLVLIVVLLVALPMGRFMIDTQQRSLADGLLQSTRVLVESLASGAGKYLPEENTIELGRLPAQSRAAEDALYATITGVRSSQVPDTDNDYFDYLWATNDPSIAEKLTDEDTGGGQNSFRRGAARIKDGVSPFIDELRDRIDDRAEAEVGALSQELAELQEKARDAATRLVTRRDEDTAQLLQELQDSIASVSEEIEAKLQDIGSEVSSVPTFDPETILSGPSEYTFYRPIVYQDSNRPGVYYHGLVRLGITTERIRGEIIASRDRLVRQTAVIALGAVLLGILGSLLLAAIIIIPIRTLVRGVEVISETDDKEKLKDHVIVVKTRDELFQLAETINEMTRGLVKAESAKKDLTIGKEVQKMFIPLEQDSRGNKKTTASDNYPGLNFFGYYEGAKGVSGDYFDYMQLPGNLYAVIKCDIAGKGVPASLIMVEVATIFRNFLNEWKRAQERILSVASSKGIAPRKQEPAIDQLVASINSLVQERGFQGRFAALIVVLIDGATGKTVFCNAGDNQVHLYQGKKESMEMMTLPAAPAAGVFPNDLIDMKGGFSKVPHVLRSGDKLFLFTDGLEEAQRKFRNERFEVVTCKEPGLEQGQLHDTHPVGNDNEELGIPRIHEIINTFYRNGRYRLEKYHNPIPGEVLEFDFASCGSGIEDAVLALVAVEKIFRLNPDPKAGESDVVNVDIKIDDFLQCCFVQFEHYFGGKEIGRNDTYVTYGALKEDEQYDDLTVLGIEKV
- a CDS encoding double zinc ribbon domain-containing protein; the protein is MTKKAKFYCESCGAEVDAGSSRCPSCGSRFYGVQCPRCGYAGPSSLFVKGCPSCGYLAPSQKGRESSLEQVSQGSSPRSLPAWFYLLITIILLGALGLLTFLYYRL